The following proteins are encoded in a genomic region of Oncorhynchus kisutch isolate 150728-3 linkage group LG6, Okis_V2, whole genome shotgun sequence:
- the LOC109898720 gene encoding leucine-rich repeat-containing protein 4B, giving the protein MRITTVTCLPCPSPLLLLLVQLLLRLLLSGPEFVEAASPCPTHCSCSNQASRVICTRQSLDGVPESISVNTRYLNLQENSIEVIKSDTFKHLRHLEILQLSKNKISQIEVGAFNGLPNLNTLELFDNRLTLVPSQAFEYLSKLRELWLRNNPIETLPGYAFHRVPSLRRLDLGELKKLDYISDAAFVGLVNLRYLNLGMCGLKDIPNLTALVRLEELELSGNRLEIIRPGSFQGLVSLRKLWLMHSQVKVIERNAFDDLKNLEELNLSHNSLHSLPHDLFTPLHQLERVHLNHNPWVCNCDVLWLSWWLKETVPSNTTCCARCHAPPGLKGRYIGELDQSHFTCYAPVIVEPPTDLNVTEGMAAELKCRTGTTMTSVNWLTPNGTLMTHGSYRVRISVLHDGTLNFTNVTLRDTGQYTCMVTNSAGNTTATAVLNVTAADVGVSYFTTVTVETVEPNEGPTVYAGVMNSHNESYVITPSGHQWRGGLPTTASSLSAWSLSSSRATRPTFTVPITAETGYSGLDDVMKTTKIIIGCFVAITFMAAVMLVVFYKLRKQHQLHKHHGPARAIEIINVEDEIGAGAGGHGSGISGGGTVSRDGGGGGGVGGGQSLRMHHPEMVNLPNLARQEHLNHYYKAHHFNNNMMGLGMGLNNNNNPSLSPCSQSTPNSCAQGPTSTSGGTPTGGLLPSPVPLPQLGIHSSLKGLMGKGQNPQIEPLLFKSGSKENVQETQI; this is encoded by the exons ATGCGCATCACCACGGTGACCTGCcttccctgcccctctcccctcctcctcctattggtCCAGCTGCTACTGCGGCTCCTCCTCTCTGGGCCAGAATTTGTAGAGGCCGCCTCCCCCTGCCCCACCCATTGCAGCTGCTCCAATCAGGCCAGTCGAGTCATCTGTACAAGACAGAGTCTGGATGGGGTGCCTGAGAGCATATCAGTCAACACACGATACCTCAACCTGCAGGAGAATTCAATAGAG gTTATCAAGTCAGACACCTTCAAGCACTTGAGGCACCTTGAGATCCTGCAGCTGTCTAAGAACAAAATCAGTCAGATTGAGGTGGGAGCATTCAATGGCCTGCCCAATCTCAATACACTGGAGCTGTTCGACAACCGCCTCACCCTGGTCCCCTCACAGGCCTTCGAGTACCTCAGCAAGCTGCGGGAGCTGTGGTTACGGAACAACCCCATCGAGACGCTGCCGGGCTATGCCTTCCACCGCGTGCCCTCGCTGCGCCGGCTGGACCTGGGAGAGCTCAAGAAGCTGGACTACATCTCAGACGCCGCCTTCGTGGGCCTGGTCAACCTGCGCTACCTGAACCTTGGCATGTGTGGTCTGAAGGACATCCCCAACCTGACGGCCCTGGTGCGTCTGGAGGAGCTGGAGCTGTCTGGGAACCGTCTGGAGATCATCCGGCCTGGCTCCTTCCAGGGCCTGGTGTCGCTCCGTAAGCTGTGGCTCATGCACTCGCAAGTGAAGGTCATCGAGCGCAACGCCTTCGACGACCTGAAGAACCTGGAGGAGCTCAACCTTTCCCACAACTCCCTGCACTCGCTGCCCCATGACCTCTTCACCCCGCTGCACCAGCTGGAGCGGGTgcacctcaaccacaaccccTGGGTGTGCAACTGTGACGTGCTGTGGCTCAGCTGGTGGCTGAAGGAGACGGTGCCCAGTAACACTACGTGCTGCGCTCGCTGCCACGCTCCCCCCGGCCTGAAGGGCAGGTACATCGGGGAGCTGGACCAGAGCCACTTCACCTGCTACGCTCCCGTCATCGTGGAGCCGCCCACCGACCTCAACGTTACCGAGGGCATGGCTGCAGAGCTGAAGTGTCGCACGGGCACCACCATGACCTCGGTCAACTGGCTCACGCCCAACGGCACCCTGATGACCCACGGCTCCTACCGGGTCCGGATCTCCGTGCTGCACGACGGTACGCTCAACTTTACCAACGTCACGCTGAGGGACACAGGTCAGTACACCTGCATGGTGACCAACTCGGCTGGCAACACCACGGCAACCGCCGTGCTTAATGTCACTGCCGCCGACGTTGGCGTCAGCTACTTCACTACTGTCACCGTGGAGACGGTGGAGCCCAACGAGGGCCCGACAGTCTACGCGGGCGTCATGAACAGCCACAACGAGTCATACGTCATTACCCCGTCTGGCCACCAGTGGAGGGGGGGGCTCCCTACCACCGCCTCCTCCCTGTCAGCCTGGTCCTTGTCCTCATCCCGGGCCACCCGGCCCACCTTTACTGTGCCCATCACTGCCGAGACGGGCTATTCTGGCCTTGATGACGTGATGAAGACCACCAAGATCATCATTGGCTGCTTTGTGGCCATTACCTTCATGGCAGCCGTGATGCTGGTGGTCTTCTACAAGCTGAGGAAGCAGCACCAGCTGCACAAGCACCACGGCCCCGCCCGCGCCATCGAGATCATCAACGTGGAGGACGAGATTGGCGCCGGTGCTGGTGGACACGGCAGCGGCATCTCAGGGGGCGGCACCGTCTCTCGGGATGGAGGCGGagggggaggagtaggaggagggcaGAGCCTGAGGATGCATCACCCGGAGATGGTCAACCTGCCCAACCTGGCCAGACAGGAGCACCTCAACCACTACTACAAGGCCCATCACTTCAACAACAACATGATGGGCCTGGGCATgggcctcaacaacaacaacaacccctccctctccccctgttcccAGAGCACCCCCAACTCCTGCGCACAGGGACCCACCTCCACCAGCGGTGGCACCCCCACAGGTGGCTTGCTGCCCTCCCCTGTGCCCCTGCCCCAGCTAGGCATCCACAGCTCTCTGAAGGGGCTCATGGGAAAAGGCCAGAACCCTCAAATCGAGCCTCTGCTCTTCAAGAGTGGCTCCAAGGAGAATGTGCAAGAGACTCAgatctga